A genomic segment from Stenotrophomonas maltophilia encodes:
- a CDS encoding TonB-dependent siderophore receptor, translating to MPARHTLLCLALAMPGVLTAPLATAAETPDARTLDRVSVVADRASTATKTDTALTATPQAISVVTQQLFTDRGAHNLQEVLRYSAGVTADAWGLDTRNDATSVRGLDPVQYVDGLRRSYGFSPLARPEIYGLERVEVLRGPSSVLYGAGATGGIINAISKRPTFGAARGELAVQLGSFDRRQLQGDVGGALNEAGSLAGRLVGLVRASNMQTDTLKDDRVYLAPSISWRGERSTLTLLASYQHDKTGSSQQFLPLAATLLAPPGRRLDPSTFIGDRDFDRIDSRVYSLTALFDHSFNDVLSLRSAVRYIDGRTTLQQMYVDSYSNPADPFIDAARRVVNRTAYGTRPDVQILSADNALQFDFATGAFQHLLLAGVDYSQYKEQLQRLDATGTPIDIYAPVSVAPTVRGWERQPDQTSTQLGLYVQDQIRWADRVSLVLGARRDHARSKTEGQPSQTDNATTYRAGLIGELGAGVSPYLSYSESFLPVTGQDLFGQAFKPMRGRQSEAGIKWQPARNLLLTMAAYRITETNRQTNDPDNVLNVVQTGQIRSKGIELEGQFRFANDLTVTAALARNEAEVSRSNFALEVGQRLNDTPQDLASAWVSKGFQLDDAARLRLGLGVRHVGNTVSLGNGGRIITPSYTLADALLEVQVTDWTMALNITNLTDKRYYAPCRTFGDCFAGYPRVVTGTISYRF from the coding sequence ATGCCTGCCCGCCACACCCTGCTCTGCCTTGCCCTGGCGATGCCAGGCGTCCTCACCGCACCACTGGCTACGGCAGCGGAAACACCGGACGCCCGGACTCTGGACCGCGTCAGCGTCGTGGCCGACCGCGCCAGTACCGCGACCAAGACCGATACCGCACTGACCGCGACGCCACAGGCGATCAGCGTGGTCACCCAGCAGCTGTTCACCGATCGCGGCGCGCACAACCTGCAGGAGGTGCTGCGCTACAGCGCCGGCGTCACCGCCGACGCCTGGGGCCTGGATACCCGCAACGACGCTACGTCGGTACGCGGCCTGGACCCGGTGCAGTATGTGGATGGCCTGCGTCGCAGCTATGGCTTCAGCCCGCTCGCGCGACCGGAGATCTACGGCCTGGAGCGGGTGGAAGTGCTGCGCGGACCGTCTTCGGTGCTGTACGGCGCTGGCGCGACCGGCGGCATCATCAACGCCATCAGCAAGCGCCCCACTTTCGGTGCGGCACGCGGGGAGCTCGCCGTGCAGCTGGGCAGCTTCGATCGTAGGCAGCTGCAGGGTGACGTCGGTGGCGCACTGAACGAGGCAGGCTCCCTGGCCGGTCGCCTGGTCGGGCTGGTACGCGCCTCCAACATGCAGACCGACACGCTCAAGGATGACCGCGTCTACCTGGCACCGTCGATCAGCTGGCGCGGCGAACGCAGCACCTTGACCCTGCTGGCCAGCTACCAGCATGACAAGACTGGCTCCAGCCAGCAGTTCCTGCCGCTGGCCGCAACCCTGCTGGCGCCACCCGGGCGTCGCCTGGATCCCTCCACCTTCATCGGCGACCGCGACTTCGATCGCATCGATTCACGCGTCTACAGCCTGACCGCACTGTTCGACCACAGCTTCAACGACGTGCTCAGCCTGCGCTCGGCCGTGCGCTACATCGATGGCAGAACAACGCTGCAGCAGATGTATGTGGACAGCTACAGCAACCCGGCCGATCCGTTCATCGACGCCGCACGTCGCGTGGTCAATCGCACGGCCTATGGCACCCGCCCGGACGTGCAGATCCTCAGCGCCGACAACGCGCTGCAGTTCGATTTCGCCACCGGCGCCTTCCAGCACCTGCTGCTGGCCGGCGTCGACTACAGCCAGTACAAGGAGCAACTGCAGCGCCTGGATGCCACCGGCACGCCGATCGACATCTACGCGCCGGTCTCGGTGGCGCCGACCGTGCGTGGCTGGGAACGCCAACCCGACCAGACCTCCACCCAGCTGGGCCTGTACGTGCAGGATCAGATCCGCTGGGCCGACCGCGTGTCGCTGGTGCTCGGTGCGCGGCGTGACCATGCACGCTCGAAGACTGAGGGCCAGCCCAGCCAGACCGACAACGCCACCACCTATCGCGCCGGCCTGATCGGCGAACTGGGCGCCGGGGTGTCGCCCTACCTGAGCTACAGCGAATCGTTCCTGCCGGTTACCGGCCAGGACCTGTTCGGCCAGGCCTTCAAGCCGATGCGCGGCCGCCAGAGCGAGGCTGGCATCAAGTGGCAACCGGCACGCAACCTGCTGCTGACGATGGCGGCGTACCGCATCACCGAAACCAACCGGCAGACCAACGACCCGGACAACGTGTTGAACGTGGTGCAGACCGGGCAGATCCGCTCCAAGGGCATCGAGCTGGAAGGCCAGTTCCGGTTCGCCAACGACCTCACGGTGACGGCAGCGCTCGCCCGCAACGAGGCCGAAGTCAGTCGCAGCAACTTCGCGCTGGAAGTCGGCCAGCGCCTCAACGACACCCCGCAGGACCTGGCCTCGGCCTGGGTGTCCAAGGGCTTCCAGCTGGACGATGCCGCACGCCTGCGCCTGGGCCTGGGCGTGCGCCATGTCGGCAACACGGTCTCGCTGGGCAACGGCGGGCGCATCATCACCCCCAGCTACACGCTGGCCGATGCACTGCTGGAAGTACAGGTGACCGACTGGACGATGGCCCTGAACATCACCAACCTCACCGACAAGCGCTACTACGCACCGTGCCGTACCTTCGGCGACTGCTTCGCAGGTTATCCGCGCGTGGTGACCGGCACCATCAGCTACCGGTTCTGA
- a CDS encoding GFA family protein → MGITSVAGVPVQPQHRATCHCGTVELLLDLPDGIVDPRRCDCSMCRRRGAIAASVTRGGLQVVRGQHHLQKYQFNTHVAEHYFCGVCGIYTHHRRRSNPDQYGYNVACLEGIDPFALGIIPVNDGVNHPADRGA, encoded by the coding sequence ATGGGCATCACTTCAGTGGCCGGCGTTCCGGTCCAACCCCAGCACCGCGCAACCTGCCACTGCGGCACGGTCGAGCTGCTGCTGGACCTGCCGGACGGCATCGTCGATCCCCGCCGCTGTGACTGCTCGATGTGCCGGCGCCGTGGCGCCATCGCCGCCAGCGTCACCCGCGGCGGCCTGCAGGTGGTGCGCGGGCAGCATCACCTGCAGAAGTACCAGTTCAACACCCATGTGGCCGAACACTATTTCTGCGGTGTGTGCGGCATCTACACCCATCACCGGCGCCGCTCCAACCCCGATCAGTACGGCTACAACGTGGCATGCCTGGAAGGCATCGACCCGTTTGCGCTGGGCATCATCCCGGTCAACGACGGCGTCAACCACCCGGCCGACCGAGGCGCCTAG
- a CDS encoding DUF4105 domain-containing protein gives MALAALWVTGLLAYQMPGPGWLANGIAVLWLLVALWASWRVARGRSNRRLGMAFGASLALAGLWWLLLTPRQDRVWADDVAQRLHVVSFDGRHVVFDNVRDFTWRSETDYDAHWVRREYDLDQLRSADLVLSYWMGPAIAHTLISFGFEDGRHVVFSLEIRKERGESFSALGGFFRKFEMTLVASEETDIIRTRTNARGEDVYLYRLHGMDHAQLKELFAAYIAQARELDAKPGFYNTLTSNCTTIVFDLARHIAPRLPLDYRLLLSGYLAEYAQEVGALTPGVPYAELHDKGRITQRALDLGSGDHFSTVIRQGVPGTEQDPQ, from the coding sequence ATGGCGCTTGCAGCGTTGTGGGTGACCGGGCTGTTGGCCTATCAGATGCCGGGGCCGGGCTGGTTGGCGAACGGCATTGCGGTGCTGTGGCTGCTGGTTGCGCTGTGGGCGTCGTGGCGGGTTGCGCGTGGTCGCAGCAACCGTCGCCTCGGCATGGCGTTCGGCGCTTCGCTGGCGCTGGCCGGCCTGTGGTGGCTGCTGCTGACCCCACGCCAGGACCGCGTATGGGCCGATGACGTGGCCCAGCGCCTGCATGTGGTGTCCTTCGACGGGCGCCACGTGGTGTTCGACAATGTGCGTGATTTCACCTGGCGCAGCGAGACCGACTACGACGCGCACTGGGTGCGTCGCGAGTACGACCTGGACCAGCTGCGCTCGGCCGACCTGGTGCTGTCGTACTGGATGGGCCCGGCGATCGCCCACACCCTCATCTCGTTTGGCTTCGAGGATGGGCGCCACGTGGTGTTCTCGCTGGAGATCCGCAAGGAACGCGGCGAATCGTTCTCGGCGCTGGGCGGCTTCTTCCGCAAGTTCGAGATGACCCTGGTGGCCTCGGAGGAGACCGACATCATCCGTACCCGCACCAACGCGCGTGGCGAGGATGTCTATCTGTACCGCCTGCACGGCATGGATCACGCGCAGTTGAAGGAACTGTTTGCCGCGTACATCGCGCAGGCGCGCGAACTGGATGCGAAGCCGGGCTTCTACAACACGCTCACCAGCAACTGCACCACCATCGTCTTCGACCTGGCCCGCCACATTGCGCCGCGCCTGCCGCTGGACTACCGCCTGCTGCTGTCCGGGTATCTGGCCGAGTATGCGCAGGAGGTCGGTGCGCTCACCCCGGGCGTGCCTTATGCCGAACTGCATGACAAGGGCCGCATCACCCAGCGTGCGCTCGACCTGGGCAGCGGCGACCACTTCTCCACCGTGATCCGCCAGGGTGTGCCTGGTACCGAGCAGGACCCGCAGTAA
- a CDS encoding esterase/lipase family protein, with amino-acid sequence MTRLPPIRWQRALPVLFAAFLLLGSSGCAMVTVKQVTSSDSLVNKRADVLNTGKLSPAARETLSAAGLDESQCEKDFLVCRSTLLMTDDLNVEQRLSALSELWVKAALALTPKKTAAGDPPMSDAALDAWLEAARYAYAYLFYSGRSPSDRAFEDRQTQVRDYYNYAAEKAAVVLFVRARAAALAGEDYTKPLTVGSWSLASNYQQLGLKSIPAQLVPAGTVSFVGLRSTYRRDGFGAELVMVMDPPKLVAPVIAPDGPKAETAADDDDDERRGRRHRHDDSVPEFSEMSSINVTALLRFEGSSLDDVMRTRRVELDAYSPEATERITLHGEQVPLAGNFTAAYGLWLAQSGFARQSLRTLFGMSEGIGEPHIYLMQPWDPNRRIIFMLHGLASSPEAWVNLANEIMGDPELRQQFQVWQVYYPTNAPIALNRYEIANAFNDTLKHFDPNGTTRASKDMVYIGHSMGGVLARLLVSDSGDVLWDDLLANYDLKGERLKRVQTKLGPLLHFKAQPNVERAIFIAAPHQGTDIAGNKVGRLIGRLVRLPLTILGKFEDVFMALAQAEQQVDGTAKPKIPNSIDNLKASDPFVKAAAHLPIEAGLKYHSIIAQRKPELPVEKSDDGLVPYWSAHLPGALSEKVIISGHSVQETPQAVLEVRRILHRDIDDMGAAAR; translated from the coding sequence ATGACTCGACTCCCCCCGATCCGCTGGCAGCGTGCGCTGCCGGTGTTGTTCGCCGCCTTCCTGCTGCTGGGCAGCAGCGGCTGCGCGATGGTGACCGTCAAGCAGGTCACGTCCAGCGATTCGCTGGTCAACAAGCGTGCCGACGTGCTCAACACCGGCAAGCTCAGCCCGGCCGCGCGCGAGACACTCAGCGCAGCGGGCCTGGATGAATCGCAGTGCGAGAAGGACTTCCTGGTCTGCCGCAGTACGCTGCTGATGACCGACGATCTCAATGTCGAGCAGCGGCTGTCGGCGCTGTCCGAACTGTGGGTGAAGGCCGCGCTGGCGCTGACGCCGAAAAAGACCGCCGCCGGCGATCCGCCGATGAGCGATGCGGCGCTGGACGCCTGGCTGGAAGCCGCGCGCTACGCCTATGCCTACCTGTTCTACAGCGGCCGCTCGCCGTCCGACCGTGCCTTCGAGGACCGGCAGACACAGGTGCGCGACTACTACAACTACGCCGCCGAGAAGGCGGCGGTGGTGCTGTTCGTGCGTGCGCGTGCGGCGGCGCTGGCCGGCGAGGACTACACGAAGCCGCTGACCGTCGGCAGCTGGTCGCTGGCGTCGAACTACCAGCAGCTGGGCCTGAAGAGCATTCCTGCGCAGCTGGTGCCGGCCGGCACCGTCAGCTTCGTTGGCCTGCGCAGCACCTATCGTCGCGATGGTTTCGGCGCCGAGCTGGTGATGGTGATGGATCCGCCCAAGCTGGTCGCCCCGGTGATCGCGCCGGATGGCCCGAAGGCCGAAACGGCAGCGGATGATGACGATGACGAGCGTCGTGGCCGCCGTCATCGGCATGACGATTCAGTGCCCGAGTTCAGCGAGATGTCCTCGATCAACGTCACCGCGTTGCTGCGTTTCGAAGGCAGCAGCCTGGACGATGTGATGCGGACGCGCCGGGTTGAACTGGATGCCTATTCGCCGGAAGCCACCGAGCGCATCACCCTGCACGGCGAGCAGGTGCCGCTGGCCGGCAATTTCACCGCCGCCTATGGCCTGTGGCTGGCGCAGAGTGGCTTCGCCCGGCAGTCGCTGCGTACCCTGTTCGGCATGAGTGAGGGTATCGGCGAGCCGCACATCTACCTGATGCAGCCGTGGGACCCGAACCGCCGCATCATCTTCATGCTGCACGGCCTGGCCAGCAGCCCGGAAGCCTGGGTGAACCTGGCCAACGAGATCATGGGCGACCCTGAGCTGCGCCAGCAGTTCCAGGTGTGGCAGGTCTATTACCCGACCAATGCACCGATCGCGCTGAACCGCTACGAGATCGCCAACGCGTTCAACGACACGCTGAAGCACTTCGATCCCAATGGCACCACGCGCGCATCGAAGGACATGGTCTATATCGGTCACAGCATGGGCGGCGTGCTCGCGCGCCTCCTCGTGAGCGACTCCGGTGATGTGCTGTGGGATGACCTGCTGGCCAACTACGACCTGAAGGGCGAGCGGCTGAAGCGGGTGCAGACCAAGCTGGGCCCACTGCTGCATTTCAAGGCACAGCCGAACGTGGAGCGCGCGATCTTCATCGCCGCGCCGCACCAGGGCACCGATATCGCCGGCAACAAGGTCGGCCGCCTGATCGGGCGCCTGGTACGCCTGCCGCTGACCATCCTCGGCAAGTTCGAGGACGTGTTCATGGCGCTGGCACAGGCCGAGCAGCAGGTCGATGGCACCGCCAAGCCGAAGATCCCGAACAGCATCGACAACCTCAAGGCCAGCGATCCGTTCGTGAAGGCTGCCGCGCATCTGCCGATCGAAGCGGGCCTGAAGTACCACTCGATCATCGCCCAGCGCAAACCGGAACTGCCGGTGGAGAAGTCCGATGACGGGCTGGTGCCGTACTGGAGCGCGCACCTGCCGGGTGCGCTGTCGGAGAAGGTGATCATTTCCGGCCACAGCGTGCAGGAGACCCCGCAGGCCGTGCTGGAAGTGCGCCGCATCCTGCATCGGGACATCGATGACATGGGCGCCGCTGCCAGGTAG
- a CDS encoding MFS transporter yields MLLSSPPVDKRGPHLTRMTPTLSPTDARLPADTSILSARYRATTIGMVALVALHAFEALAVAAAMPTVAEALDGLRLYALAFGGTLATSVIGMTLAGRWADRHAPARPLWYGLACFVLGLLLAGFAMRMGMLVAGRLMQGLGAGAISVSLYVMVGRSYPEHLRPKVFAAFSAGWVVPSMVGPALSGLIVQHLGWRWVFLAVPLLAIPAALLLRPALARMQSTVTASDDKGRGKIVRWASGASLAALLLYVGGQQQGIAALLCIGVAMLGLLFCVHRLLPAGTLILRRGLPSVIALRGVAAAAFFACEAYLPLLLQRERGLSPSWAGAVLSLGALGWFAGSWLQGHQQRGWSRQQLLRVGTVMMTFGIAATLAVLFNPMPLPVALVGWAVTGFGMGMIYASLSVLTLSLSAPHEQGANTSALQLSEALSVTTALAVSGALFALFVETAPHTGYLLCLAITFGLAVLAAVIARRV; encoded by the coding sequence ATGCTGCTATCTTCGCCGCCCGTTGACAAGCGCGGCCCGCATCTGACCCGTATGACCCCGACCCTCTCTCCCACCGATGCCCGCCTGCCGGCGGACACCTCGATCCTGTCCGCTCGCTACCGCGCCACCACCATCGGCATGGTCGCGCTGGTCGCGCTGCACGCCTTCGAAGCACTGGCCGTCGCGGCCGCCATGCCCACCGTGGCCGAAGCACTCGATGGCCTGCGCCTGTACGCGCTGGCCTTTGGCGGCACCCTGGCCACCAGTGTGATCGGCATGACCCTGGCGGGTCGCTGGGCCGATCGCCACGCCCCCGCGCGGCCACTCTGGTACGGCCTGGCCTGCTTCGTGCTGGGCCTGTTGCTGGCCGGCTTTGCGATGCGCATGGGCATGCTGGTGGCCGGGCGCCTGATGCAGGGCCTGGGCGCGGGTGCGATTTCGGTCTCGCTGTACGTGATGGTTGGCCGCAGTTACCCCGAGCATCTGCGACCGAAGGTGTTCGCCGCGTTCTCCGCAGGCTGGGTGGTGCCGTCGATGGTCGGCCCGGCATTGAGTGGCCTGATCGTGCAGCATCTCGGCTGGCGCTGGGTGTTCCTGGCGGTGCCGCTGCTGGCGATACCGGCGGCACTGCTGCTGCGCCCGGCACTGGCGCGCATGCAGTCCACCGTGACCGCCAGCGATGACAAAGGGCGCGGCAAGATCGTGCGCTGGGCCAGTGGTGCGTCGCTGGCGGCGTTACTGCTCTACGTCGGCGGGCAGCAGCAGGGCATTGCTGCCCTGCTCTGCATCGGCGTGGCGATGCTGGGGCTGCTGTTCTGCGTGCATCGGCTGCTGCCGGCCGGAACCCTGATCCTGCGCCGCGGCCTGCCCAGCGTGATCGCACTGCGCGGCGTTGCTGCGGCGGCGTTCTTCGCCTGCGAGGCCTATCTGCCCCTGCTGCTGCAGCGCGAACGCGGGCTCTCGCCCAGCTGGGCCGGCGCAGTGCTCAGCCTTGGTGCGCTGGGCTGGTTCGCCGGCTCCTGGCTGCAGGGCCACCAGCAGCGCGGCTGGTCACGCCAGCAGCTGCTGCGCGTTGGCACGGTGATGATGACGTTCGGCATCGCCGCAACGCTGGCCGTGCTGTTCAACCCGATGCCGCTGCCGGTCGCGCTGGTCGGCTGGGCCGTGACCGGCTTCGGCATGGGCATGATCTACGCGAGCCTGTCGGTGCTCACTCTGTCGCTGTCAGCGCCGCATGAGCAGGGCGCCAACACCTCGGCCCTGCAGCTGAGCGAGGCGTTGTCGGTGACCACCGCGCTGGCGGTCTCCGGTGCGTTGTTCGCCCTGTTCGTGGAAACCGCGCCGCACACCGGCTACCTGCTGTGCCTGGCGATCACTTTCGGCCTGGCGGTGCTGGCCGCGGTAATCGCGCGGCGGGTGTAG
- the soxR gene encoding redox-sensitive transcriptional activator SoxR — translation MASQELSVGEVSQRSGVAVSALHFYERKGLISSLRTSGNQRRYSRDVLRRLAVIRVAQRVGMPLEAVGRAFESLPEGRAPTKADWAKLSARWRTELEERIHMLQLLRDELTGCIGCGCLSLQHCRLANPGDVLGERGDGPMRWE, via the coding sequence ATGGCATCCCAGGAACTCAGCGTTGGCGAGGTTTCCCAGCGCAGTGGCGTGGCCGTTTCCGCACTGCATTTCTACGAGCGCAAGGGGCTGATCAGCAGCCTGCGTACCTCAGGCAACCAACGCCGTTACAGCCGGGATGTGCTGCGCCGGCTGGCGGTGATCCGCGTGGCGCAGCGGGTGGGCATGCCGCTGGAGGCGGTCGGTCGCGCCTTCGAGAGCCTGCCCGAAGGCCGCGCCCCAACCAAGGCCGACTGGGCCAAGCTGTCCGCGCGCTGGCGCACCGAGCTGGAAGAGCGCATCCACATGCTGCAGTTGCTGCGTGATGAACTGACCGGCTGCATCGGCTGTGGCTGCCTGTCGCTGCAGCATTGTCGCCTGGCCAACCCGGGCGACGTCCTCGGCGAACGCGGCGACGGCCCGATGCGCTGGGAATGA
- a CDS encoding short chain dehydrogenase has translation MKILLVGASGTLGQAVARQLGPQHQILAAGRHSGELRVDLTDDASVAELFARTGQVDAVISTTGSVHFGPLKDMTPAQFNSGLQDKLLGQVRLALAAQHHLNAGGSITLTSGIISAQPIRDGVNATAVNAALEGFVRAAALELLPRGLRINVVSPNVLIESMAAYGPYFPGFEAVSAQRAALAFQRAVEGIQSGETITVW, from the coding sequence ATGAAGATCCTCCTCGTCGGTGCCAGCGGCACCCTCGGCCAGGCAGTTGCCCGCCAGCTCGGGCCTCAGCACCAGATCCTCGCGGCCGGCCGCCACAGCGGCGAGCTGCGCGTGGACCTGACCGACGACGCCAGCGTTGCCGAGCTGTTCGCGCGTACCGGCCAGGTCGATGCGGTGATCTCCACCACCGGCTCGGTGCATTTCGGCCCCCTGAAGGACATGACGCCGGCACAGTTCAACAGCGGCCTGCAGGACAAACTGCTGGGGCAGGTGCGATTGGCACTGGCCGCCCAGCACCACCTGAACGCTGGCGGCTCGATCACCCTGACCAGCGGCATCATCAGCGCGCAGCCGATCCGCGACGGCGTCAACGCCACCGCGGTGAACGCCGCACTGGAAGGCTTCGTGCGCGCCGCCGCACTGGAGCTGCTGCCGCGCGGCCTGCGCATCAACGTGGTCAGCCCGAACGTACTGATCGAATCGATGGCGGCCTACGGCCCCTACTTCCCGGGCTTTGAAGCGGTAAGCGCGCAACGCGCGGCGCTGGCCTTCCAGCGCGCGGTGGAAGGCATCCAGAGCGGCGAAACGATCACGGTCTGGTAA
- a CDS encoding LysR family transcriptional regulator has translation MDTLRCMQAFVAVAECGSFAGAAEQLQVSAVMVGKYIQQLEAHLGTALLQRNTRRQRLTEAGSAYLAGCRQVLEQVQQAEADVAGLQVQPRGLLRVSAPTTWGSCVLAPQLAGLLRAQPQLNIELDLSNRRVDLIEDGFDVAIRVGPLPSQEVVARPLPPYAMSLCAAPSYLRRRGTPRTPDDLQGHDCLSHLAWRGGHGWQLANGQQVDWEARLTCNDGVALREAAVAGAGLVLQPTALLAGEIAAGRLKPLLRDYLPEPRPMHLIYLPDRRPRPRLQCFVDFVMATLGR, from the coding sequence ATGGATACCCTTCGCTGCATGCAGGCCTTCGTGGCGGTAGCTGAGTGCGGCAGCTTCGCCGGCGCCGCCGAACAGCTGCAGGTGTCGGCGGTGATGGTGGGCAAGTACATCCAGCAGTTGGAGGCGCACCTGGGCACCGCGCTGCTGCAACGGAACACCCGCCGCCAGCGCCTGACCGAAGCCGGCAGCGCCTACCTGGCCGGGTGCCGGCAGGTGCTGGAGCAGGTGCAGCAGGCCGAGGCCGATGTGGCTGGCTTGCAGGTGCAGCCGCGTGGCCTGTTGCGGGTCAGCGCGCCCACCACCTGGGGCAGCTGCGTGCTGGCGCCGCAGCTGGCCGGCCTGCTGCGCGCGCAGCCGCAGTTGAATATCGAGCTGGACCTGAGCAACCGCCGCGTGGACCTGATCGAAGATGGCTTCGACGTGGCGATCCGGGTCGGGCCGTTGCCATCGCAGGAGGTGGTGGCGCGGCCGCTGCCGCCGTATGCGATGAGCCTGTGCGCGGCGCCGTCTTACCTGCGCAGGCGCGGCACGCCGCGAACACCGGATGACCTGCAAGGGCACGACTGCCTGAGCCATCTGGCCTGGCGCGGTGGGCATGGCTGGCAGTTGGCCAATGGCCAGCAGGTGGACTGGGAGGCGCGGCTCACCTGCAATGATGGTGTCGCGCTGCGCGAAGCCGCCGTGGCCGGGGCCGGGTTGGTGTTGCAGCCCACCGCGCTGTTGGCGGGGGAAATTGCAGCAGGGCGCTTGAAGCCGCTGCTGCGCGACTACCTGCCCGAACCGCGACCGATGCACCTGATCTACCTGCCCGACCGACGCCCGCGCCCGCGCTTGCAGTGCTTCGTGGATTTCGTCATGGCCACATTGGGGCGGTGA
- the proC gene encoding pyrroline-5-carboxylate reductase, giving the protein MAADSITFIGGGNMARSLIAGLIRQGVPATHIHVAEPVAALRESLAADFGVQVHDNATDAAAQGGTWLLAVKPQVLREVCQSLQALAQANRPLVVSIAAGITSAQLERWLGGNLPVVRAMPNTPALLGAGVTGLYATPSVDAQQHAQAEQVLASAGRTVWIEREALMDSVTAVSGSGPAYVFLLAEAMEAAGIAQGLPADAARALVVQTLLGASRMLDEAGESPAELRRRVTSPNGTTQAAIESFQAGGFEALVDTALRAAQVRGQELSAAND; this is encoded by the coding sequence ATGGCAGCTGATTCCATCACCTTCATCGGCGGCGGCAACATGGCGCGCAGCCTGATCGCCGGCCTGATCCGCCAGGGCGTGCCCGCCACGCACATCCACGTGGCCGAACCGGTTGCAGCGTTGCGCGAGTCGCTGGCTGCCGACTTCGGCGTGCAGGTGCACGACAACGCAACCGATGCCGCCGCACAGGGCGGCACCTGGCTGCTCGCGGTGAAACCGCAGGTGCTGCGCGAGGTCTGCCAGTCGCTGCAGGCACTGGCCCAGGCAAACCGGCCGCTGGTGGTGTCGATCGCCGCCGGCATCACCAGTGCGCAGCTGGAACGCTGGCTGGGAGGCAACCTGCCGGTGGTGCGTGCAATGCCCAACACGCCGGCCCTGCTCGGCGCCGGCGTGACCGGCCTGTACGCCACGCCGTCGGTGGACGCGCAGCAGCACGCGCAGGCCGAACAGGTGCTGGCCAGCGCCGGGCGCACGGTGTGGATCGAACGCGAGGCACTGATGGATTCGGTCACCGCCGTGTCCGGCAGCGGGCCGGCCTACGTGTTCCTGCTGGCCGAAGCGATGGAAGCGGCGGGTATCGCCCAGGGCCTGCCGGCCGACGCCGCGCGCGCGCTGGTGGTGCAGACCCTGCTGGGTGCCTCGCGCATGCTGGATGAAGCCGGCGAAAGCCCGGCCGAACTGCGCCGTCGCGTGACCTCGCCGAACGGCACCACCCAGGCTGCGATCGAGAGCTTCCAGGCCGGTGGTTTCGAAGCACTGGTGGATACGGCACTGCGCGCCGCCCAGGTGCGTGGGCAGGAACTGTCTGCGGCGAATGATTGA
- a CDS encoding YggS family pyridoxal phosphate-dependent enzyme — translation MATPLPQILSNLHAAAEAVGRPDPRLLAVSKTQPAEAVAALAAQGQHAFGENYVQEALAKMQALQHLALEWHLIGHLQSNKAEAVATHFDWVQSVDRPKLVTALARHRPATRGPLNVLIQVNIDDESSKHGCAPEEVDALAAAIAAEPTLRLRGLMAIPAPWPEAERRRDAFVRMRTLFQSLAAQHAQVDTLSMGMSSDYAEAIAEGATLVRIGTALFGARPRPA, via the coding sequence GTGGCCACTCCCCTGCCCCAGATCCTGAGCAACCTGCATGCCGCCGCCGAGGCCGTCGGCCGGCCCGATCCGCGCCTGCTGGCTGTTTCCAAGACCCAACCGGCCGAGGCCGTGGCCGCGCTGGCTGCACAGGGCCAGCATGCCTTCGGCGAGAACTATGTGCAGGAAGCGCTGGCCAAGATGCAGGCGCTGCAGCACCTGGCGCTGGAGTGGCACCTGATCGGCCACCTGCAGTCGAACAAGGCCGAGGCCGTGGCCACCCACTTCGATTGGGTGCAGAGCGTGGACCGGCCCAAGCTGGTGACGGCGCTGGCGCGCCATCGCCCGGCCACACGCGGCCCGCTGAATGTGCTGATCCAGGTCAACATCGACGATGAATCCAGCAAGCACGGCTGTGCTCCGGAAGAAGTGGACGCACTGGCCGCTGCGATTGCCGCCGAGCCTACCCTGCGCCTGCGTGGCCTGATGGCGATTCCCGCGCCGTGGCCCGAGGCCGAGCGCCGTCGGGATGCGTTCGTGCGCATGCGCACACTTTTCCAGTCGCTGGCCGCCCAGCACGCGCAGGTCGACACGCTGTCGATGGGCATGAGCAGCGACTACGCCGAAGCCATCGCCGAGGGCGCCACCCTGGTGCGCATCGGCACCGCCCTGTTCGGCGCGCGCCCGCGCCCGGCCTGA